The sequence below is a genomic window from Halosolutus gelatinilyticus.
CACCCCACGTCGCGGCCGGCAACACGACGTCGGCCAGTTCGACCGTCTCGCTGCGGAAGGCGTCCTGCACGACGAGGAACGCGTCGGCGAGTTTCTCGCGGGCGCGGGTCGCGTCGGGGAGCCCCGCGGCGGGGTTCGTCGCGACCGCGTACACGGCCTCGACGTCGTCGCCGATCGCGTCGACGATCCCGACCGGGCCGGGACCCGGGTCGTCGGGAAGTCGCGAGCGAGGGACGTCCCACGCGTCGGCCACTCGCTCGCGGTGGTCCGGATCCGTAAAGGGGCGGTGGCCGGGCCAGGTCCCCTTCGACGAACAGACCCGCGTTCCCATCGAGTTCGCCTGCCCGGTCAGCGAGAACGGCCCCGAACCGGGGCGCAGGTTGCCCGTCGCGAGGCAGAGGTCGATCAACGCGCCCGCCATCGCCGTGCCGTTGACGCTCTGGTTGACGCCCATCCCCCAGTAGACGAGCGCGGGATCCTCGAGCGCCGCGGCGAGTCGATCGACGTCGTCCGGAAAGACGCCCGCAGTTTTCGCTGCCGCGGCCGCGTCGGGGAGTTTCTGCCGGAGGGAGTCGAACCCGTCGGTCGCCTCGGCCACGAACGTCTCGTCGACCCGATCGGTGTCGACGACGCGCGCGAGGACGGCCCGCGCGAGCGCGAGATCCTGTCCCGGATCGGGCGCGACGTGGCGATCGGCCTCGTCGGCCGTCTCGGTCGCGATCGGATCTACGACGAGCAGTTCGGAGTCCGCTTCGGTGGCCGACTGGCGGATCCACCGGAACATGACCGGGTGGGCGGCGGCCGGATTCGCCCCCCAGACGAGGTGGGTCTTCGCGTCGGGGATATCGTCGTAGGTCGGCGGCGGCGCGTCGCTCCCGAAGGCGTCGTAGTAGGCGGTGACGGCCGAGGCCATACACAGCGTCGTGTTGGCGTCGTAGTGCCGGGTGCCGATACCGCCGCGGGCGAGTTTGCCGAGCGCGTAGGCCGCCTCGTTGGTCTGCTGGCCGCTGCCGAGGACGGCGACCCGATCGCGCCCGCCCTCGAGCGCGGCGCCGAGTCCGGCGGCGGCCCGTTCGAGGGCGGTCTCCGGCGTCGTCGGGACGAGTTCCCCGTCGCGGCGGACGAGCGGCCGGGTCAGCCACTCGCCTCCGGGATCGGCGGTCTCGCTGACGCCGCGCTGGCAGGCCAGTCCCCGGTTGACGGGATGGGCGGCGTCGCCCCGGACGACGTCGAGGCCGTACCCCCGGTCGACGCCGCGTTGGACGTGGCCGCAGCCGACCGCACACCGCACGCACGTGGTCGGAACGAGATCGGTCACGGACGACACCTCCGCGAGGGACGGACGGATAGGACGGACACGGACCGCGGTTTACAACCGTACCGCACGGTGTCAAATTTGGACGATAGCATCCACTTTTTCACGGCATCACGAAACGTACGAGGGAACTAAACCGTAATCGTTTACAAACTACGCTTTTCTAGATTCGATCTACTAGCTCCCGGTGATATACGGTCGGATAGGGAGAATATAAGGTCGGGAAATCGGCAGCAGGAGCGTCCGATCGAACGAACGTCTACGGCGGTGAACGGATCGCCAGCGCGACACGCGGAGATTCGGATCCCTGATCGGCGAACTGGAAGCGGCGGACATTGCGCAGGCAGCGCGACGAGCGAGCGCCGGAACGCACGGACGCGGCGGAGGTTACTCCCTGCCGACCCACTTCAGAATCAGCAGCGTTCCCTCGAACAGCGCGATCATCGTCACTGCGACGAGGATCGGCGCCATACCGGTCGGGTCGAACGCGAACATGAACGCGAGGCCGCCGAACGCCGCCCAGAAGTACAGCCGCTTCTGTGCGAGCCAGCGGCGGGTCGTCACGCCCATCATGATCGCGAGCATGATGAACAGCGGAATCTGGAAGACGATCGCGAGCAGGCCCGTCAGCGTGATGATCATGTCGAACGTCTCGCCGAGCGCGTAGGCGATGTTGGCGCTTCCCTCCGCGTAGTAGGTGAAGTACCGAAAGAGGATGGGCAACACCAGGAAGTACGAAAACAGCATGCCGATCGCGCCGAGCACGACGCTCGTCGGCACCGCCGCGAGGTAGTACTTGCGCTCGTGGGGGTACAGCCCCGGCCGCATGAACAGGTAACACTCGTAGACGAACGCCGGCAGCGCCACCATGATCCCCAACAGCGCGGAGACCTTGATCCGGGTTAGCCACAGTTCGAGCGGGTGGTAGACGTGCGGCGGCGGCACCTCCGCTTCCGCGTAGGGAAAGACGTTGTGCCAGACGTGGTCGATCGCTTGCGACGCGCCAAGCAACCCGATCGCGGTCCCGGCGGAGCCGATGAGCAACACGACCGCCAGCCGGAGGATCATCTCCTCGATGTGATCGGCCAGCGGCATCTCCTCGTCGTCCGGCGGCGTCGAGATCCCGCCGACATCGTCGTCGGGGTCGGGGTAACTCGGTTCTCGCCGTTCGGGCTCGCCGTGATCGACGACGCCCTCGCCGTCGGTCCGCGTTTCGGGCGCGTCGTCGGCCGCATCGGAATCGGCGGTAGATGCGTGAGAATCGTCGTCCCGCGGCGCCTCCCGTGGCTCGTCGGCGTCGGCGGCGTTCTCATCTGCTCCCGGCTCGTCCGACATCTAGCGCGATATAAATACCCCGGCGGTTATAGGCCTTTTTCTTACGGACACTGTGTAGTGCTGACAAGGGCCGATTTCCCGGCGGCCGCGGTTCCTCGGGTTGCGGTACTCGAAAGGTTGATAACCGGATATCAGTTACCAATGAACAGTCAATGAGTTCTGCCGTCGACGAGGACACGGCCCGAGCTATCAACACTGGTCGCGAAACTCTCGGTGCGCTGCTTTCGAGCGTTCAAACGCACCTCCAGAAGGTGTTCATCGTCTTCGTCATCGGCTTCCTCGGTTCCTTCTACGCGCTTCGCATGTTCATCTGGGGCTTCCTCGAAGCGACCGCGAAGGCGGAGATGGGTCCCCTCGTCCGGGACTCTACGGAGATCATCACCCGCACGCCGTTCGAGGTGATCCTCCTGCAGGCGAAGATCGGGATGTTTGTGGGAGTCATCGTCGCCATTCCGGCCCTGTTGTACCTCTCCCGGGATACGCTACGCCAGCGCGGATTCACGAGCGCCGTCCCGATCTCGAAGTCCTACGCGGCCGCCTTCGTGCTCGTGTCGGTCACCCTCTTCACGGGCGGCATCGTCTACGCCTACGGCGTCTTCTTCCCCTACGTGTTCGACTTCCTCGCCGGGAACGCCGTCAAAGCCGCCGTCAAACCCAGCTTCGGCATCACCGAGTTCACCGAGTTCATCGCGCTCCTGACGATCTCGTTCGGCCTCGCGGCCCAGCTTCCGCTGTTGATGGGCGTGCTCGCGTACACCGAGATCGTCCCCTACGAGACCTTCCGCGACAAGTGGCGCCACGCGATGGTCGGCATCGCCGTCTTCGGCGCGCTCTTCTCGCCGCCCGATCCGTTCACGCAGATCATGTGGGCGCTGCCGATGGCCGCCCTCTACGTCTTCAGCCTCGGCCTCGCGAAGGTCGTCACCAACACCCGTCGTCGCGGCGCGGCTGACGGTCCCGGCGACGGAACGGCCCTCATCAAGAAGCGCGTCCTCCAGTTCGGCGGTGTGATCGCGATCCTGACCGCAGCCGCGACCGCGGCCGTCAATCGGGGCGGGTTCGACTACCTCCGGGAGTCGGTCTATCCGGCGTTTCCGAGCGCAATCCGGCCGAGTGGAACGGGCGGCCTCGAGGCGATCGCCGTCGAGCACGGCCTGCTCGGCGAGATCGCCGTCGGCCTGATCGTCGCGCTCCTGGTCGGACTGGTCGTCCTGCTGGGCTATACGCTTCGAGTGCTCCAGCGGCCGGTCTACCCGCGCGAGGGCGACATCCGGACGGCGGACGACCCGGACGACGTCGACTTCGAGACGCTGGAAGCCGACGACGTCGAAGACGTGCCCACGGCCGTGTTCCTCAACATGGGGGAAGAGGAGGCTCTCGAGTACTCCCGGCAGGCGATGTACGACGACGATCGGGACAAGGCGCAGGCGATCCTCAACCGCTTCGATCGGCTGCAGGAGCAGGCGGCCGACGACGGATCGGGCGACGGCTCCGGCAGCGCGGCAAGCGCGGGCGGAAGCGGGGCGACAGCGGCGGACGAGGAGGAAGGCAACGTCGTCGCGAGCACCGCCGCCGGAATGCTCGATCCGTTCACCGAGGACGAGACCACCGAAGACGACATCGGCGGCTACGCCTACGACATCGCCTTCATCCTCAACAGTCTGACCTCGAAGGTGTTCCGCATCGTCGGGGTGTTCATGCTCGTCATGGGCGGGACCTTCTTCTGGCTCTACCAGGGCGGCCTGGGTAACGTCCTCATGATCTTCCTCAACCGGCTCCCCGACCACGTCTTGGAGGAGGTCGCGACGCGAAACAACGTCGACCTGTCCGAGATCCACTCCCTCAACGAACTCATCATGGAGATGGATATCGTCATCGCGCTCCACCCGGTCGAGGTGCTGATCTTCGAGGTGAAGGTGAGCACGCTCGCCGCGATCGTCACCGTCCTCCCCATGGTGCTGTACTACGCCTGGCCCGCCGCCAAGGAGCGCGGGCTGGTTTACGGCGATCGGCGTGTGTTCGTCGTCTGGGGCGGCTCGCTGTTCGCCGGCTTCGCGTTCGGAACCTACCTCGGGTTCTTCTGGGTCGCGCCGGCGGTCATCTCCTACCTCGTCGCGGATGCGATCAGCAACGGGATGGTCGTCTCCTACCGCATCAGCAGCTTCTTCTGGTTGGTGATCTTCACGACCGTCGGCATCGGCTTTCTGTTCAACATCGTCGTGACGATGGCGCTGTTTCACGTCGGTGGCATCGTCAACTACCGCACGATGCTGCGCCGGTGGCGCCCGGTCGTCGTCGGCATCTTCACGGTGGCGGCCTTCCTCAGCCCGAAGGGCATCCTGACGATGCTGCTGTTCGCGATCCCGATCGCGCTGACCTACATGCTCGGACTCGCCGTGCTGTACGTGCTCACCGGCGGCGGACGGCTCCTCGGCGGCGGCGGGGGCGGCGAGGCCGAAGCCAGCGTCGCTACCGAGTGACGCCGGCCCGGTCGGGACCCCGCTCGAAACGACCACCTTATCCGGGTTCGGCGCCATTTTCTCACTACGGATCGGAAATCTCAGATGACGTCGACGGACCAAACGGAATCGATCGCGAGGACGCTACTTGGGAGCAAGTGGAAACCTCGGTTAATCGTCGCGCTCGCGACCGACGGAAAGACCGGGTTCGGAGCGCTCAAGCGCGATCTCGACGGCATTTCGAACAAGGTCCTCTCGACGAACCTCGAGGAACTCGTCGAGTACGGCGTCGTGAACAGAGACGTCATCCAGGAGCACCCGCGGCGAGTCGAGTACGAACTCACCACCGCCGGCTTCGAACTGTACGCGATCCTCGGATCGATGACCGCCTGGGATAGCGCCCACATCGAGGGTGAGGGCTTGCCGACGGTGTTGCTGGCCGACGACGATCGGCGCCTGCTCGAGTTGTTCTCGGTCTGGCTGGCGGCGGAGTACGACGTGATAACCACGTCGAACGGACGCGACGCGCTCCACCTGCTGGATGACTCGATCGACGTCGCGATCTTCGATCGTAACATGCCGGAGTTGCGCGGCGAAGAGGTGGCCGCCGCCATCGAGATCGAGCGTCGGCCGCCGACCGCCATCCTCACGTCGAAGCAGGTATCCCCGGCTGACGTCTCGTTGCCGGCGGATCTCCTGTTGCAAAAACCGATCACGAAGACCGAACTCCACGACGCGATCGAGGAACTCCGCCGACTCGACGACGAGTCGCCGATCGCTCGCGACGTCCTGGCCCGGAAGCGACGGCTCGACTTCGTCGAGACGCACCTCGGATCGGTAGTGACGACCACACCGCCGTACCGAACGGCGGAGGCCGAACTGGAGCGGATCGAAGCCGAGCGCGCGGCCGCGCTCGAAGCGCGCGAACCGTGGCGCAAAGCGCTCGGGTCGAGCGCGAACGAATCGGGCGCCGACGAACGCGAGGAGTGAGCGGCGGTCGCGGACGCCCCGTCCGCGACTCGAGGAGAGGGTTTTGTAACTGCGGCGCCTTTCGACGGTATGAAAACCGTATCGTCCGATCAGTACGCGGTGTTACTCGCCGAGGACGACGAGGATCAGACGTGGCTGTACCGAGCGATGATGAACCAAACGACGGCGATCGAAGGGGCGGTTCCGTCGTTCGCGACCGAGACGGCCGGAACGCTCGAAGAGGTCACGGCCGCGCTCGGGGATGCGGATCCGGCCGTCGATCTGGTTCTCCTCGACCTGAACCTGCCCGACTCCTCGGGACTCGAGACGCTGGAGGCGGTGCTCGACGAAACCGACGTCCCGGTAGTCGTCCTGACCGCCATGGACAACGACACGATCGGACGGACGGCGGTCGAGCGGGGAGCGCAGGACTTTCTCGTCAAAGACCACGTGACGCCGCGGCTGCTCACGCAGACGGTCATCTACGCCATCGAGCGGACGAGACAGCTCGCCGAACTCAAACGACAGCGCCGCGAGTTGGCGGTGTTGAACTGGTTGATCCGCCACGAGATCAGGGACGACGCGGCGGTCGTCCTGGGGTGGGCCGCCGGCCTGTCGCCGTCGGATCCCGGCGAAGAACGGATCGTCTCGCGAATCGTCGAGGCGAGCGACCACATCGTCGGGCTGACCGAGTCGGTCGGCGCGTTCGTCCAGGCCCTCGAAAAGCCCGACGGCGACCTGACGTCGGTCGATCTCGCGTCCGTCCTCCGCGAAGAGGTCGATCGGCTCGAGCAGCGGCATCCGGACGTCGCCGTGGCGCTGGAGGGCGCCGACGACGCGGTGACGGTTCGAGCCGATCGCTTCCTCACCGCGGTCGTTCGAACGCTCCTGTCGAACGCGGTCGGCCACGCCGACGACGAGTCGCCCGAAGTGGAGATCGCGTTCGTCACCGACGAGCGCGAGGACCGAACGACCGGCGGCGATCCGCTGCTCGGGATCGCGGTATCGGACAACGGATCGCCGAGTTCGTCGCGTCCGCGACGCTCCGCTGCCGACCGGGATTTCACGGCGACGGAGTTCGACGACGATGCCGAACTGTACCTCGTCCACCTGTTCGTCGATCGGTACGGCGGTCGACTCGAGGTCGAGCGCGATCGAGCGGGCAGACCGACCGCCCGCGTGCTCCTCGAGCCCGGCGACTGACGCCGAGCCCCCGCCGGCTGCCGGACTGGTAGCTCGTCACCAGGGTGCTGCTGGGTCGCTACTCGACAACTGTCACGTCGAACTTCCCGCGCCAGCGGTAGCGCCGGCCGCCCCAGACGAACGTCCGGCGGACGAGCCCGTACAAAACGAGGGGGACGAACACGAACAGCGCCGGGTAGGCCAGCACTGCCGTCCACCGGCGGACGCCCAGGACCTCGTTGACGGCGAGGTGCAGCACCGTCAGGGCTACCGCCGCAGGGAGCGGGGCCAGGGCCGTCCCTGCAAGGACGAGCAGCGAGACGAGCCATGTTCCGGTGATGGCACCGGGAAAATGCCACCGGAGAATCTGCGTCCACCGGACCGGGCGCTCGACCGCCTCGTGGATGGACCCCCCGATCGGGACGATGCGCGTCCGACCAACATTCGTTACCTGGAGGTACTCCATGAGGAGGCCGTCGTCGCTGACGGTTCGCCGAAGTTCGTCGAGAAATGCGGCCTCGTTGATGTCGCCTCGGTCGAACATGACCACACCACCCCAGATCTGGTTGCCGAGGTAGAGGGGCAGCGAGCCAGCCGCGGCGTACAGCGGTTCGAGCAGCACCGACAGTGGGTCCTGCCCGACGAAGTACGGCACCTCCGAAACCGGTCCGTGTTTCTCATAGTCCGTGCTGAGGGTCGCCAGCCAGTCCGGGGGGTGGTGGAAGTCGTCGTCCGTCCAGATAAGACGGTCGTGGCGCGCGGCCTCCATCCCGGTAGCGATGGCGTTGGCCTTCCCTGAACAGCCCTCCGGCTCGCCGGCGGCGACGAGCCGGATGCCCTCAGGGTGGTCTTCCCAGCCGGCGACGGGGTCGTCCTCGCCGTCGTGGATGACCAGAAGTTCGTCACCGTCGCCAAGTTGGGCGGCCAGTTCCGCGCAGGCGTCGGTCCACCTCGTCGTCGGCAAGATAATACTCGTCGGCGGCCGGTCAGACATGACAGTTATCCCTCCTCGACAGGGGGCGATGAGTGCGCTGCCGGTGATCCATGGACGCTTATAGTCACTACTTTTGCTGCAGCGCCCCATCGCTGGTACATGCGCTACGTTACCGTCGTGGCCTACCCCGACGAAAGGGGAATCAACCGGCTCGACCGGCGGGTCAACGAGCTCGGCCTGGCGTACCGGGCCATCCACCGCATGGAACTCCTCGCCGACGACACCGTCGCGATGTTCGCCGAGTGTCGCGGCGACATCGAGGAGCTCCGTCGGATCCTGTCGGAGTCGCCGGAGGTCTTCGAGTTCTCGATCACCGGCGACGATGCCGGGTTCTTCGCTTACACGCGCTACGCGGCGGACGACCTGACCCGGATGCTCATGGAGGGCCGGCGCGAGTCGTCCTACCTGATCGACATGCCAGTCGAGCACACCGACGACGGCGGCCTCCGCGTGACCTACATCGGTACGGAGGCGGCCTTCGCCGACGCGCTCTCCGAGCAGCCGGACGGCGTTAGGGTCGAGGTCGAGCGGACCGGCCCGTACACGCCTGGCCCCCGCCACGTCATTTCCCAGTTGACCGGGCGCCAGCGCGAGGTGCTCGAAGCGGCGGTCGACCTCGGCTACTACCGCGAACCCCGCGAGGCGACCCACGACGAGATTGCGGCGGCGATCGGGCTCTCCGAGACGACCGTCGGCGAGCACCTCCGGAAGATCGAGGCGACCGTGTTCTCGTCGCTCAACATCGGCGCCACTGATCGGTGATGCGACCGGCCGTCTCGGAACACTCCTGCTTCGGTCCGTTGCATTCTCGCCTGCGACTGGCTCGTGAACACCGCTCTTATTGGCAAAGTCCGACGTCCGTTGGGCTTTTATTGGATTACCGTGGATATGAATAAGAGAATACTATGAGAGGGGTTGGCAGCATAGACAGGATTCACACCGTCCGATTACACCGATTCAAATCTGATGGGATTATACCGGTGTTCTAATTATGCCGAAAATCAGCGTCGAAATCCCGCAGGAACTCCTCGACGACCTCGACGAGCACGTCGGCGACGACGGGAAGTTCGTCAACCGCAGCGACGCGATTCGCGCCTCGATCCGGAAAACGCTGGACATCTTGGACGAGATCGACGATCGACACGATCGACTCGAAGCGAAGGAGTAGTGAGAGTAATTTCCAAAAACAATTATATGCGTTGCGGAGAGTGTCGTCGACAATGACAGCAACCGGTGATCAACGTGACGGAGCGCGGCCCGAGACGATCGAGCTTCCCGCGACGGAGGCGACCCAGCGCGCGCTCCACGAGGCGACCGGCCACCTCTACGACGAACTCGCGGTGGCAGCCGAGGAAACGGCGTCCGAGCGAGAACAGCTTCCCGACGCCGTCTTCGAGGCGATCGAATCGCTCTACGTGGCGACGGCCGAAGAATCGGTCTCGCGCGTCGAGATCAGCTACGAACGCATCGACTAGTCCCGATCGAGTCGACGCGCGAACCCGAAGTTCGGTTTGACGTCCTCGACGCGAACGCGGACGGTCTCGCCTTCCTCGGCGTCCGGGACGAACAGCCGGTAGCCGTCGACCGACGCGATCCCGTCGCCTTCGGTGCCGACGTCGATGATTTCGACCTCGGGTTCGTCGCCCGCCCGTACCGGCGCCGTGAGCCGCCCCTTGCCGATCAAGTAGAGCTCCGAGGATTCGTCGCGGGAGGCGTTGGGGGAGGTCGCGCGGACGTACTGGAACTCCGCCTCGACGTCGGCCCGGTACTCGTCGACGTCCGGCCCCTCGAACACCTTTACGACGAAGTCCCCGCCCGTGTCGAGGAGGGAAAGCGCCGTCTCGAACGCCTGGCGCGCGAGGTGCAGCGATCGGGCCTGGTCGAGCGAGTACTCGCCGGACATGTTGGGCGCCATGTCCGAGATCACCGCGTCCGCGGGCCCGCCGGCCCGCTCTGGACTGGCGGCGGTAGCCGCCCCGTCGACCGTGCCGTCCGCGGCGTCGATGACCCGATCGCGCGTTCGCTCCTGGGTCATGTCGCCGCGGATCGTCTCGATCCGATCGTTCACGTCGGGGTCGTCGAAGTCCTTGATCCGCTGGAGGTCGACGCCGATCACGGTTCCCCTCGGGCCGACCTTTTCGGCG
It includes:
- the nasA gene encoding assimilatory nitrate reductase NasA; translated protein: MTDLVPTTCVRCAVGCGHVQRGVDRGYGLDVVRGDAAHPVNRGLACQRGVSETADPGGEWLTRPLVRRDGELVPTTPETALERAAAGLGAALEGGRDRVAVLGSGQQTNEAAYALGKLARGGIGTRHYDANTTLCMASAVTAYYDAFGSDAPPPTYDDIPDAKTHLVWGANPAAAHPVMFRWIRQSATEADSELLVVDPIATETADEADRHVAPDPGQDLALARAVLARVVDTDRVDETFVAEATDGFDSLRQKLPDAAAAAKTAGVFPDDVDRLAAALEDPALVYWGMGVNQSVNGTAMAGALIDLCLATGNLRPGSGPFSLTGQANSMGTRVCSSKGTWPGHRPFTDPDHRERVADAWDVPRSRLPDDPGPGPVGIVDAIGDDVEAVYAVATNPAAGLPDATRAREKLADAFLVVQDAFRSETVELADVVLPAATWGESEGTVTNMERTVSRVRAATETPAGIRTDLEWIRAIGDRLAPGPFDGPCTPAAVFDELAALTAGTPADLSGISHDRLDSEIAVRWPAPAPDVSGGYRYYEGSDAEGSEPTWTFPTPSGRARFSGADARPLPEPTDEEYPLALTTARRPDAYNTGVRTREAEPPIARVGPATVAAFAPVFEAEGRSAGSDSASEHESDADRRYGRVVSRRGSVTVRIESDPSIPDGVVWLPIHHSAVNDLTLPAVDPRSKEPNVKQCAVRFEPPRRSGDRPIAASAGD
- a CDS encoding twin-arginine translocase subunit TatC, with the translated sequence MSSAVDEDTARAINTGRETLGALLSSVQTHLQKVFIVFVIGFLGSFYALRMFIWGFLEATAKAEMGPLVRDSTEIITRTPFEVILLQAKIGMFVGVIVAIPALLYLSRDTLRQRGFTSAVPISKSYAAAFVLVSVTLFTGGIVYAYGVFFPYVFDFLAGNAVKAAVKPSFGITEFTEFIALLTISFGLAAQLPLLMGVLAYTEIVPYETFRDKWRHAMVGIAVFGALFSPPDPFTQIMWALPMAALYVFSLGLAKVVTNTRRRGAADGPGDGTALIKKRVLQFGGVIAILTAAATAAVNRGGFDYLRESVYPAFPSAIRPSGTGGLEAIAVEHGLLGEIAVGLIVALLVGLVVLLGYTLRVLQRPVYPREGDIRTADDPDDVDFETLEADDVEDVPTAVFLNMGEEEALEYSRQAMYDDDRDKAQAILNRFDRLQEQAADDGSGDGSGSAASAGGSGATAADEEEGNVVASTAAGMLDPFTEDETTEDDIGGYAYDIAFILNSLTSKVFRIVGVFMLVMGGTFFWLYQGGLGNVLMIFLNRLPDHVLEEVATRNNVDLSEIHSLNELIMEMDIVIALHPVEVLIFEVKVSTLAAIVTVLPMVLYYAWPAAKERGLVYGDRRVFVVWGGSLFAGFAFGTYLGFFWVAPAVISYLVADAISNGMVVSYRISSFFWLVIFTTVGIGFLFNIVVTMALFHVGGIVNYRTMLRRWRPVVVGIFTVAAFLSPKGILTMLLFAIPIALTYMLGLAVLYVLTGGGRLLGGGGGGEAEASVATE
- a CDS encoding helix-turn-helix domain-containing protein encodes the protein MRYVTVVAYPDERGINRLDRRVNELGLAYRAIHRMELLADDTVAMFAECRGDIEELRRILSESPEVFEFSITGDDAGFFAYTRYAADDLTRMLMEGRRESSYLIDMPVEHTDDGGLRVTYIGTEAAFADALSEQPDGVRVEVERTGPYTPGPRHVISQLTGRQREVLEAAVDLGYYREPREATHDEIAAAIGLSETTVGEHLRKIEATVFSSLNIGATDR
- a CDS encoding glycosyltransferase codes for the protein MSDRPPTSIILPTTRWTDACAELAAQLGDGDELLVIHDGEDDPVAGWEDHPEGIRLVAAGEPEGCSGKANAIATGMEAARHDRLIWTDDDFHHPPDWLATLSTDYEKHGPVSEVPYFVGQDPLSVLLEPLYAAAGSLPLYLGNQIWGGVVMFDRGDINEAAFLDELRRTVSDDGLLMEYLQVTNVGRTRIVPIGGSIHEAVERPVRWTQILRWHFPGAITGTWLVSLLVLAGTALAPLPAAVALTVLHLAVNEVLGVRRWTAVLAYPALFVFVPLVLYGLVRRTFVWGGRRYRWRGKFDVTVVE
- a CDS encoding hybrid sensor histidine kinase/response regulator → MKTVSSDQYAVLLAEDDEDQTWLYRAMMNQTTAIEGAVPSFATETAGTLEEVTAALGDADPAVDLVLLDLNLPDSSGLETLEAVLDETDVPVVVLTAMDNDTIGRTAVERGAQDFLVKDHVTPRLLTQTVIYAIERTRQLAELKRQRRELAVLNWLIRHEIRDDAAVVLGWAAGLSPSDPGEERIVSRIVEASDHIVGLTESVGAFVQALEKPDGDLTSVDLASVLREEVDRLEQRHPDVAVALEGADDAVTVRADRFLTAVVRTLLSNAVGHADDESPEVEIAFVTDEREDRTTGGDPLLGIAVSDNGSPSSSRPRRSAADRDFTATEFDDDAELYLVHLFVDRYGGRLEVERDRAGRPTARVLLEPGD
- a CDS encoding 23S rRNA (uridine(2552)-2'-O)-methyltransferase, with protein sequence MARKDHYYNKAKQEGYRSRAAYKLKQLDELENVIDRGDTVVDLGAAPGGWLQVAAEKVGPRGTVIGVDLQRIKDFDDPDVNDRIETIRGDMTQERTRDRVIDAADGTVDGAATAASPERAGGPADAVISDMAPNMSGEYSLDQARSLHLARQAFETALSLLDTGGDFVVKVFEGPDVDEYRADVEAEFQYVRATSPNASRDESSELYLIGKGRLTAPVRAGDEPEVEIIDVGTEGDGIASVDGYRLFVPDAEEGETVRVRVEDVKPNFGFARRLDRD
- a CDS encoding ribbon-helix-helix domain-containing protein; this translates as MPKISVEIPQELLDDLDEHVGDDGKFVNRSDAIRASIRKTLDILDEIDDRHDRLEAKE
- the tatC gene encoding twin-arginine translocase subunit TatC is translated as MSDEPGADENAADADEPREAPRDDDSHASTADSDAADDAPETRTDGEGVVDHGEPERREPSYPDPDDDVGGISTPPDDEEMPLADHIEEMILRLAVVLLIGSAGTAIGLLGASQAIDHVWHNVFPYAEAEVPPPHVYHPLELWLTRIKVSALLGIMVALPAFVYECYLFMRPGLYPHERKYYLAAVPTSVVLGAIGMLFSYFLVLPILFRYFTYYAEGSANIAYALGETFDMIITLTGLLAIVFQIPLFIMLAIMMGVTTRRWLAQKRLYFWAAFGGLAFMFAFDPTGMAPILVAVTMIALFEGTLLILKWVGRE
- a CDS encoding winged helix-turn-helix transcriptional regulator, which codes for MTSTDQTESIARTLLGSKWKPRLIVALATDGKTGFGALKRDLDGISNKVLSTNLEELVEYGVVNRDVIQEHPRRVEYELTTAGFELYAILGSMTAWDSAHIEGEGLPTVLLADDDRRLLELFSVWLAAEYDVITTSNGRDALHLLDDSIDVAIFDRNMPELRGEEVAAAIEIERRPPTAILTSKQVSPADVSLPADLLLQKPITKTELHDAIEELRRLDDESPIARDVLARKRRLDFVETHLGSVVTTTPPYRTAEAELERIEAERAAALEAREPWRKALGSSANESGADEREE